One genomic segment of Paenibacillus xylanexedens includes these proteins:
- a CDS encoding nucleoside hydrolase: MALQRIIIDTDIGSDIDDAMALALAVRSPEIQLEGVTTVYGDVDLRAKMAKKMLQLGNRDDVRVYAGINNPLLNNREIWMAGHEGIGLLTDEDVIEYDDRHAVDFIIETVTNNPGEITLVTIGPLTNIAASIIREPKVADHVKEIIMMGGVTRFGEMGPELRLVEHNIVCDPEAASVVFRSGAPIVMVGLDVTLKVIITEEERRRLHETGDPMNMALSRMMKKWFEYNNEQHTYMHDPLTVALVLDRSLVKTKKMNVQVEYDHRLRTGQTLATISEYGNVDVCIDVEEDRFIELLLNHLVTEKSGDNFKYKGVK, encoded by the coding sequence ATGGCTTTACAGCGAATAATCATTGACACAGATATCGGGAGCGACATTGATGATGCAATGGCCTTAGCATTGGCAGTGCGGTCACCTGAGATACAACTTGAAGGTGTGACAACCGTATATGGAGATGTGGACTTAAGGGCAAAAATGGCAAAAAAAATGCTCCAATTAGGAAACAGAGACGACGTCCGTGTGTATGCAGGCATAAACAATCCGCTGCTTAATAATCGGGAAATATGGATGGCTGGTCATGAGGGTATAGGTCTGTTAACAGATGAAGATGTTATTGAGTACGATGATCGACACGCAGTAGACTTTATTATTGAAACAGTGACGAATAACCCCGGTGAAATAACATTAGTCACCATCGGGCCGTTAACTAATATAGCTGCGAGTATTATTCGTGAACCGAAAGTAGCTGATCATGTAAAAGAAATTATTATGATGGGCGGAGTTACTCGCTTTGGCGAAATGGGGCCAGAACTGAGACTGGTGGAACATAATATTGTCTGCGATCCTGAAGCAGCATCTGTTGTTTTCCGAAGCGGGGCTCCTATTGTAATGGTCGGATTGGATGTCACATTAAAGGTAATCATCACTGAAGAAGAAAGAAGACGACTTCATGAAACAGGTGACCCTATGAATATGGCCTTATCCCGTATGATGAAAAAATGGTTTGAATATAATAACGAGCAGCACACCTATATGCATGATCCTTTAACTGTAGCACTGGTTCTAGATAGAAGCCTTGTAAAGACAAAGAAAATGAATGTTCAGGTAGAGTATGACCACAGACTACGAACAGGACAAACATTGGCCACTATTTCAGAATATGGAAATGTAGATGTCTGTATAGATGTAGAAGAGGATCGATTTATTGAGTTATTGCTAAACCATTTAGTCACAGAGAAAAGCGGGGACAATTTTAAATACAAAGGAGTTAAATAA
- a CDS encoding purine-nucleoside phosphorylase — MNHETFQNTVSFLNEKVMNTPKIGLILGSGLGILADEIEKPVKIPYNEIPNFPISTVEGHAGQLVFGILGGVEVVAMQGRFHFYEGYSMDKVTFPVRVLKQLGVEVLIVTNAAGGVNESFEPGDLMIIADHINNMGTNPLIGPNDPKLGVRFPDMSQSYTQELQTLAKEVAADLNMNVREGVYFGNPGPVYETPAEIRMIGGLGGDAVGMSTVPEVIVASHSGMKVLGISCISNMAAGILNQPLTHDEVIETTEKVKANFLLYIKEIVKKIGL; from the coding sequence ATGAATCATGAAACCTTTCAAAATACAGTTAGCTTTTTAAATGAGAAGGTTATGAACACCCCAAAAATCGGTTTAATATTAGGATCAGGGCTTGGGATTTTAGCCGATGAGATTGAGAAGCCCGTCAAGATTCCCTATAACGAGATTCCAAATTTCCCTATTTCGACTGTAGAAGGCCATGCTGGCCAACTCGTATTTGGAATTTTGGGTGGGGTTGAGGTTGTGGCGATGCAGGGGCGTTTCCATTTCTATGAAGGATATAGTATGGACAAGGTAACCTTCCCAGTTCGTGTTCTTAAACAGTTAGGCGTTGAGGTGTTAATCGTAACCAATGCCGCAGGCGGGGTAAATGAAAGCTTTGAACCTGGAGATTTAATGATCATTGCTGACCATATTAACAATATGGGGACAAACCCGTTGATTGGTCCGAATGATCCAAAGCTTGGTGTCCGTTTCCCTGATATGTCTCAAAGTTATACACAAGAATTGCAAACATTGGCAAAGGAAGTAGCCGCTGACTTAAACATGAATGTAAGAGAAGGAGTCTATTTCGGAAATCCTGGACCTGTATATGAAACTCCGGCAGAAATCCGAATGATAGGAGGTTTAGGAGGAGATGCTGTAGGCATGTCCACTGTGCCAGAGGTCATTGTTGCGAGCCATAGTGGGATGAAGGTGTTAGGTATTTCCTGTATTTCAAATATGGCAGCCGGGATCTTAAATCAGCCTCTTACACATGACGAAGTGATTGAAACAACGGAAAAAGTAAAAGCGAACTTCCTCCTCTATATTAAAGAAATTGTAAAAAAAATCGGTTTGTAA
- a CDS encoding BMP family ABC transporter substrate-binding protein: protein MKKAFFYVLLTMVLILSGCVNGKTNNANNSGPSDSDKLKVVLLIPGTLGDKSFFDAANKGLQKVKEELGAETKVIEMGADNTKWEPTFNQVVSQGWDIIISGGSQGTELLNATAEKHPDKKFINYDTDITDTADNVYSVGYAVNEASFLAGATAALVSISDMPNANPDKKIGFLGGMDIPGINTFLVGYIEGAKYAVPDIKVVVSYAGVFTDPGKGKELSLLQYNSGVDVIFTAAGGTGLGVFDAAKEKQGYAIGVDSDQGSMIAETDKDKANLILTSSVKKIDEVILSAVKEIQDGTAKMGSHKVVGIDNNGVDIIENDIYNRVVSADIRTKVNEIRGKLASGEIKVSDAMGMETSEIEKIRQSVKP from the coding sequence ATGAAGAAGGCATTTTTTTATGTACTATTAACAATGGTCCTGATCCTGTCTGGTTGTGTGAATGGAAAGACCAATAATGCTAACAATTCGGGTCCAAGTGATTCAGATAAGCTGAAGGTCGTTCTATTAATACCTGGTACCTTAGGGGATAAATCTTTCTTTGATGCTGCTAACAAAGGATTGCAGAAAGTGAAAGAAGAACTTGGTGCTGAAACAAAGGTAATTGAAATGGGTGCTGACAACACAAAATGGGAACCTACGTTTAATCAGGTTGTCTCACAAGGTTGGGATATCATTATTTCTGGCGGGTCACAAGGTACAGAATTGTTAAACGCAACAGCAGAGAAACATCCTGACAAGAAGTTTATTAACTATGATACAGATATTACAGATACTGCGGATAATGTATATTCCGTTGGTTATGCCGTGAACGAGGCTTCGTTTTTAGCCGGAGCGACAGCCGCTTTGGTTTCTATCTCTGATATGCCGAATGCAAATCCTGACAAAAAAATTGGTTTCTTAGGTGGGATGGATATTCCAGGAATTAATACTTTTTTGGTAGGTTATATTGAGGGAGCAAAATATGCTGTACCGGATATAAAAGTGGTTGTATCGTATGCCGGAGTATTTACAGATCCTGGTAAGGGGAAGGAGCTTTCGCTGCTTCAATACAATTCAGGTGTTGATGTAATCTTTACAGCAGCTGGAGGCACGGGTCTTGGTGTCTTCGATGCGGCAAAAGAAAAGCAAGGATACGCGATAGGTGTGGATTCCGACCAAGGATCGATGATTGCTGAAACAGATAAAGATAAAGCCAATTTAATTCTAACTTCATCCGTTAAAAAGATAGATGAAGTCATTTTAAGCGCTGTGAAAGAAATTCAAGATGGAACAGCTAAGATGGGCAGTCATAAAGTAGTCGGCATTGATAACAATGGAGTAGATATTATAGAAAATGACATTTATAATCGTGTCGTTTCCGCTGATATTAGAACAAAAGTAAATGAAATTAGAGGGAAATTAGCATCAGGTGAAATTAAAGTTAGTGATGCCATGGGTATGGAAACTTCAGAAATCGAAAAAATAAGACAATCTGTTAAACCGTGA
- a CDS encoding helix-turn-helix domain-containing protein, which translates to MNQLDFLFFAKRNQNQYIPLHIHQCYELVYYFGTGETRIGSTKYFFKPNTFALISPHVEHDESQDSEADVLYIGFYCANEGIEGLNGIFEDDHNQTIYHQILRMKHEFLHQQNLFSEMLDLLVGELSIHLQRLIGKKNVQKPLEDRMHYALRYMDENFHQKITIESLAKIAGYSYDRFRHLFKEKHGVAPLQYLYTKRIEYAKTSLLKDRKMLISEIAQNSGFVNDAQFCSMFKRSTSLTPKQYREQTIGSN; encoded by the coding sequence ATGAACCAATTAGATTTCTTGTTTTTTGCCAAACGAAACCAAAATCAATATATCCCACTGCACATTCACCAATGTTATGAACTCGTTTATTATTTTGGCACGGGAGAGACAAGGATAGGTTCGACTAAATATTTTTTCAAACCGAATACGTTTGCGCTCATATCACCACATGTGGAGCATGATGAAAGTCAAGACAGTGAAGCGGATGTATTATATATAGGATTTTATTGCGCGAATGAGGGGATTGAAGGGTTAAACGGAATATTTGAGGATGATCATAACCAAACCATCTACCATCAGATCCTCCGTATGAAACATGAATTTCTACATCAGCAAAATCTTTTCTCAGAAATGTTAGACTTGCTTGTAGGGGAGTTATCCATTCATCTGCAACGATTGATTGGCAAAAAGAATGTCCAAAAACCGCTAGAAGATCGAATGCATTATGCGTTGAGATATATGGACGAGAACTTCCATCAAAAAATTACAATTGAGTCCTTAGCCAAAATCGCAGGTTATAGCTACGACCGCTTTCGTCATTTATTTAAAGAAAAACATGGTGTAGCTCCCTTGCAGTACCTTTATACGAAAAGAATCGAATATGCGAAAACATCTCTGCTGAAAGATCGGAAAATGCTGATTTCTGAAATTGCCCAGAACTCCGGGTTTGTTAATGATGCCCAATTTTGCAGCATGTTTAAACGTTCAACCAGCCTCACACCAAAACAATATCGTGAGCAAACGATCGGTAGCAACTAA
- a CDS encoding ABC transporter ATP-binding protein has product MPQNVLEMRNVTKVYPNGVVANKNVNFSLTKGEIHALAGENGAGKSTLMKIIFGMEEPSKGEIFLRGEQIKLESPLEAIDKGIGMVHQHFMLVPSFTVAENIVLGMEPKKGVVIDYQEAIRMAEELSKKYNLRVDPKAKVEDLSVGMKQKVEILKALIRGAEILILDEPTAVLTPQETEELFRELKMLKEQGHTIVFISHKLKEVKAICDRITIMRSGTTVGVFEMTNISEQEISRLMVGRDVVLKYAKDTKTTGEPVLTVNQLSVSNPAGKKLLHNMDVHINEGEIVGIAGVEGNGQSTFIQALTGTLQAHHKGSIQVKGNEISNKSIGEIRKLRVSYIPEDRMRQGAAKDESISDNMISTQYRQKEWNKGLFFNKKKIEELSRTLVEEFKVKCSSPLQKIGMLSGGNMQKVIVSRECSTDPILLIAEQPTRGVDIGAAQLIHHKLLEMRKKHCAILLISADLNEVLELSDRLLVMYEGEIVASFDEPSNLTEKELGLYMLGLKRDSHTASEGGNHG; this is encoded by the coding sequence TTGCCACAGAATGTATTGGAAATGCGCAATGTTACAAAAGTGTATCCGAATGGTGTTGTCGCCAATAAAAATGTCAATTTCTCATTAACAAAAGGAGAAATCCATGCACTAGCGGGGGAGAATGGTGCAGGGAAATCTACATTAATGAAGATCATATTTGGGATGGAAGAACCAAGTAAAGGTGAAATTTTTTTAAGAGGAGAGCAGATCAAGCTCGAATCTCCACTGGAAGCGATTGATAAAGGAATCGGTATGGTTCATCAGCATTTTATGCTCGTTCCCTCGTTTACGGTTGCCGAAAATATTGTCTTAGGTATGGAACCGAAAAAAGGGGTGGTTATTGATTATCAGGAAGCCATCCGGATGGCAGAGGAGTTATCTAAGAAATACAATCTTCGAGTAGATCCAAAAGCGAAAGTGGAAGATTTATCTGTTGGAATGAAACAAAAGGTCGAAATCCTTAAGGCCCTGATTCGTGGGGCTGAGATTCTCATTCTGGATGAACCCACAGCTGTGTTAACACCACAAGAAACGGAAGAACTGTTCCGAGAGTTGAAAATGCTAAAGGAGCAAGGACATACCATTGTTTTTATTTCGCACAAGTTAAAAGAAGTAAAAGCCATTTGTGATCGAATAACGATTATGAGAAGTGGTACAACTGTCGGTGTGTTTGAGATGACAAATATATCAGAACAGGAAATTTCCCGTCTTATGGTCGGTAGAGATGTTGTATTAAAATATGCCAAAGATACAAAAACAACTGGAGAACCTGTTCTAACTGTCAATCAATTATCTGTCTCTAATCCAGCCGGTAAAAAATTGCTTCATAACATGGATGTTCATATTAATGAAGGAGAAATCGTTGGTATAGCAGGTGTAGAAGGGAATGGTCAATCCACCTTCATTCAGGCGTTAACAGGGACATTACAAGCCCATCACAAGGGTTCCATTCAAGTGAAGGGAAATGAGATCAGCAATAAAAGTATCGGTGAAATCAGAAAGCTCCGTGTGTCTTATATCCCGGAAGATCGTATGCGACAAGGTGCAGCCAAAGATGAAAGTATTAGTGATAATATGATTTCTACTCAATATCGACAGAAAGAGTGGAATAAAGGGTTGTTCTTTAATAAGAAAAAAATTGAGGAACTGTCCAGAACTCTTGTAGAAGAGTTTAAAGTAAAATGTTCAAGTCCCCTGCAAAAAATTGGTATGTTATCAGGCGGAAATATGCAGAAGGTAATTGTATCAAGAGAATGTTCTACTGACCCGATTCTTCTAATAGCTGAACAACCAACACGTGGAGTAGATATAGGCGCGGCACAACTTATTCATCATAAGTTACTTGAAATGAGAAAAAAACATTGCGCAATCCTTCTTATATCAGCAGATCTAAATGAAGTACTTGAGCTAAGTGACCGTTTATTGGTCATGTACGAGGGAGAAATTGTTGCTTCCTTTGACGAGCCATCCAACCTTACAGAAAAAGAACTTGGGCTTTATATGCTCGGGTTAAAGCGAGATAGTCATACCGCATCAGAGGGAGGAAACCATGGTTAA
- a CDS encoding ABC transporter permease translates to MADILNIIFSTDFAFSVLRVTTPILLAALGAFISNKAGIVNIGMEGIMLIGALTGVVVSAFTQNAWIGLLGAVVAGVAISGVLAYFTLKFKTNIILGGVAINMFASGGTVFLLYLFSGDKGTSSSLQSKILPNVDIPILKDIPILGPILSGHNVLTYISIVAVVFVYYLLKKTPLGLQIRSVGESPHAAQSVGISVNKVQCIALLLSGFFASLGGAYMSMGYLSMFTRDMVAGRGWIAIAAEALGGGTTGGTFIASLAFGAAEAVANSFQILQIPAELIGTLPYVSTVIGLTVYAMIETKRKKKKAMNS, encoded by the coding sequence ATGGCTGATATTCTAAACATCATTTTTTCAACGGACTTTGCATTCTCAGTCCTGCGAGTGACAACACCTATTTTATTAGCGGCACTTGGAGCATTTATCTCTAATAAAGCGGGGATTGTTAATATCGGCATGGAAGGCATTATGTTAATTGGGGCATTAACAGGGGTTGTTGTAAGTGCTTTCACTCAAAATGCTTGGATTGGGCTGCTTGGAGCTGTTGTTGCTGGAGTTGCTATTTCCGGCGTACTGGCTTACTTTACTTTGAAATTCAAAACGAACATCATTTTAGGCGGAGTAGCCATCAATATGTTTGCATCTGGAGGCACTGTCTTTCTCTTGTATTTGTTCTCAGGTGATAAAGGTACGTCCTCATCGCTACAAAGTAAAATACTACCCAATGTAGATATACCCATTTTAAAGGATATTCCTATTCTGGGCCCAATTCTTTCAGGTCACAATGTTCTAACTTATATTTCTATAGTTGCAGTTGTATTTGTTTATTATTTGTTAAAAAAAACACCATTGGGATTACAAATCAGGTCTGTTGGTGAAAGTCCACACGCCGCTCAATCTGTCGGAATAAGTGTCAACAAAGTTCAATGCATTGCCTTATTACTTAGTGGATTTTTCGCTTCTCTTGGCGGTGCTTACATGTCTATGGGTTATCTTTCCATGTTTACAAGGGATATGGTGGCAGGAAGAGGTTGGATTGCCATTGCGGCTGAAGCTTTAGGTGGTGGAACGACGGGGGGGACCTTTATTGCTTCACTAGCATTTGGTGCTGCTGAGGCCGTTGCCAATTCATTTCAAATTTTACAGATTCCCGCTGAGTTAATTGGAACACTTCCGTATGTTTCAACTGTTATCGGATTAACGGTATACGCTATGATCGAAACGAAAAGAAAGAAAAAAAAGGCGATGAACTCTTAA
- a CDS encoding ABC transporter permease produces the protein MVKYFEFIRTCTVILIALVLAFLIIALVSNQPLETIWIFLIEPISSISNIGNVIEMSIPLMFTGLSVLLLFRTGLFNLGAEGLFYFSGLIAAVIGIHFTLNSFFHPMVAILVAGITGAVLSAIPGILKAKWNADVLVTSLMFNSILFGIGLYFLNYHLRDVEAFANVSFKFEPSALLAVIVPGTRIHTGLIIVLLLIIATHYFMFHTKWGYELRMTGANREFAEYSGINTAKVIIFVHILAGFIAGIGGGVEVLGMHTRFDWTRLPGYGLDGALVALLAKNNPLSVIGAALFLAYIRIGADQMSIVSDVPAEMISIIQAVLILLISAEHFLKKWKNKLLLKEAENHG, from the coding sequence ATGGTTAAGTATTTTGAATTTATTCGTACCTGTACAGTAATCTTAATTGCTCTAGTCTTGGCGTTTCTCATTATTGCCTTAGTAAGTAACCAACCTTTGGAAACGATTTGGATTTTCCTTATTGAACCCATATCTTCTATATCGAATATCGGGAACGTTATTGAAATGTCCATTCCCCTTATGTTCACGGGGTTGTCTGTCTTACTTCTTTTTAGAACGGGTTTGTTTAACCTTGGTGCAGAAGGATTGTTTTACTTTTCCGGGCTTATAGCAGCCGTTATCGGAATTCATTTTACACTGAACTCTTTCTTTCATCCGATGGTAGCGATCTTGGTTGCTGGTATTACCGGTGCTGTTCTGTCAGCGATTCCCGGAATATTAAAAGCAAAATGGAATGCCGATGTCCTTGTTACATCATTAATGTTTAACAGTATATTATTTGGTATTGGCCTTTATTTTCTAAATTATCATTTACGTGATGTTGAGGCATTTGCGAACGTTTCTTTCAAGTTTGAACCATCGGCTTTGTTAGCGGTAATCGTACCGGGGACGAGAATTCACACGGGTCTTATTATTGTCCTCCTACTTATTATTGCAACCCATTACTTCATGTTTCATACAAAATGGGGCTATGAACTCCGGATGACTGGAGCGAATCGTGAATTTGCCGAGTATTCGGGTATTAATACGGCCAAGGTTATCATTTTTGTTCATATCTTGGCAGGATTTATCGCCGGTATAGGAGGAGGCGTTGAAGTTCTCGGTATGCATACTCGTTTTGACTGGACAAGGTTGCCAGGATATGGATTGGATGGTGCACTTGTTGCCTTGCTTGCGAAAAATAATCCACTTTCCGTCATTGGTGCAGCATTATTTCTTGCCTATATTCGGATTGGCGCCGATCAAATGTCAATTGTTTCGGATGTACCAGCTGAAATGATTTCGATTATTCAGGCTGTACTCATTCTATTAATCTCAGCTGAACACTTCTTGAAGAAGTGGAAAAATAAATTATTACTAAAGGAGGCTGAGAATCATGGCTGA